In the genome of Pseudoalteromonas rubra, one region contains:
- a CDS encoding energy transducer TonB, producing MRYLLALVIAGIVTFFLFLGMQALITGGEGKMDEPVKGNVLDFVRLKKEETVQKKERKPQKPPTPKEPPPPMDAPQMQSNNLDAAGADFNFSADVAADVDLAGGLALESSDGEYLPIVKVAPVYPRRALSRGIEGYVIVEFIVTKQGTVRDPVVVKAEPENIFERAAMDAALKFKYKPRVVNGEAVEVAGVQNKISFQING from the coding sequence ATGCGTTACTTACTAGCACTCGTTATTGCAGGTATTGTGACTTTTTTCTTGTTTCTCGGTATGCAAGCACTGATCACAGGCGGTGAAGGCAAGATGGACGAGCCGGTAAAAGGCAACGTTCTAGACTTTGTACGCTTGAAAAAAGAAGAAACAGTTCAGAAAAAAGAACGCAAACCACAAAAGCCGCCAACACCAAAAGAGCCGCCTCCGCCAATGGATGCACCGCAGATGCAAAGTAATAATCTCGATGCAGCTGGTGCGGACTTCAATTTCAGCGCAGATGTGGCAGCCGATGTAGACCTCGCAGGAGGCTTGGCGCTTGAATCCAGCGATGGTGAATATCTGCCAATCGTTAAAGTGGCACCTGTCTATCCAAGACGTGCACTTTCTCGCGGAATTGAAGGCTATGTCATCGTTGAGTTTATCGTAACCAAACAAGGCACAGTGAGAGATCCGGTCGTCGTTAAAGCTGAGCCCGAGAACATTTTTGAACGTGCCGCAATGGATGCAGCGTTGAAATTTAAGTACAAGCCTCGTGTTGTGAACGGTGAAGCGGTGGAAGTAGCCGGAGTTCAGAACAAGATCTCATTCCAGATCAACGGCTAA
- a CDS encoding ExbD/TolR family protein, with the protein MRAPLAKVFQEEEAEEINMTPMLDVVFIMLIFFIVTASFVKEAGIDVNRPEAATAVKKQRANILVAISDKGEIWINKRQVDIRAVQANIERLKAENPQGSVVIQADKKATTDTLIKVMDASRAAGAFDVSIAAQES; encoded by the coding sequence ATGAGAGCTCCATTAGCTAAGGTTTTTCAGGAAGAAGAAGCCGAAGAAATTAACATGACCCCGATGCTGGACGTTGTATTTATCATGCTTATCTTCTTCATCGTAACGGCGTCGTTCGTTAAAGAAGCCGGTATCGATGTGAACCGCCCGGAAGCTGCAACAGCAGTCAAAAAGCAGCGTGCCAATATCCTGGTCGCGATTTCTGACAAAGGTGAAATTTGGATTAACAAACGCCAGGTTGATATTCGTGCTGTACAGGCAAATATTGAACGTCTTAAAGCGGAAAATCCTCAGGGAAGCGTTGTTATTCAGGCAGATAAAAAAGCAACGACTGACACCTTAATCAAGGTAATGGATGCATCTCGTGCCGCAGGCGCGTTTGATGTCTCAATTGCTGCACAGGAATCATAG
- a CDS encoding MotA/TolQ/ExbB proton channel family protein: protein MVLLVDAINALREFLDTGGQVLLVIGLVTFLMWLLILERFMFVFGKFRTYRKDLLNSWSSREERNSWNAEQIRQAMISRAGIQLNSNLPYINVMVALCPLLGLLGTVTGMIEVFNVMAITGSGSARSMAAGVSKATIPTMAGMVGALSGVFASTFLQRKAKREVELLEDKLLLDH from the coding sequence GTGGTTCTTTTAGTAGATGCAATTAATGCGCTACGTGAGTTCCTAGATACAGGTGGCCAGGTTCTCCTGGTCATCGGACTGGTCACTTTTCTGATGTGGCTGTTGATCCTCGAACGTTTCATGTTTGTTTTCGGCAAATTCAGAACTTATCGCAAAGATCTGCTGAATAGCTGGAGCAGCCGAGAGGAGAGAAACAGCTGGAATGCAGAGCAGATACGCCAGGCCATGATCTCACGAGCCGGTATTCAGCTTAACAGTAATCTGCCTTACATCAACGTGATGGTTGCCTTATGTCCGCTATTAGGTCTGCTAGGTACGGTCACCGGTATGATTGAAGTATTTAATGTAATGGCAATCACAGGTTCCGGCAGTGCGCGTTCGATGGCAGCCGGTGTGTCTAAAGCCACTATCCCAACAATGGCGGGAATGGTTGGCGCGCTTTCCGGGGTATTTGCCTCGACTTTCTTACAACGTAAGGCTAAGCGCGAAGTAGAACTGTTAGAAGACAAGCTGTTGCTTGATCACTAG